A stretch of the Octopus sinensis unplaced genomic scaffold, ASM634580v1 Contig17324, whole genome shotgun sequence genome encodes the following:
- the LOC118761781 gene encoding mucin-5AC-like isoform X2, whose product MGLVLLVVVICLLVLCIRARKLMPIFPFQNSFNGLSNVAKNNSTDIFSDNAKNKNQQAASLAPLRRHGAGKLSVSLGKDHNGSLVIKSVTSKNESKRPALNIKESDTFGAPPRLTRSLTPVHLEVPKRPPLQKSDERPAKNNSFIQSNEVIVEIERPPTRNRYGKSELQELRQQLTSDRTSNNETETLCLPSMAVKTPLESEKLRRRKARFNKEINRKSKYGYNSNNRNDRNNEGMFGDRRSLKRSEGRSFKRSPETVRQSSASKLNHRLKRYSPGNTIRKLPGIERAESPKTEQENASTVSRLPTKCRVTLDDCSGIKERPPSVPPRTWIMEPNIERVSSPSFQKRNDRLNQSLNVYNKSSLLAKKEEILSKRISMSLDRTRYSSNRNSDEALLPLAVDVDHSSTTLSSSYEDTWPPKMPPTVQTSYGIPCQPATRTTKEIDNVDGDDNNNNNRHKNSMGNNNSNDILINEVKRKLKKYRPTLCPDNLSHHTDPHYINMSRSPNARTPRVKSLAESTNTPKTSCVNVPESDNLYASKSYSSRCDDGYLEPFLRSSCLEADLIARAKLELILKYAEQQRQLKKLQKQQRSETLENLSSTLDIEDVLGMTSNFTDISTERNKMDKRISPNYFEWQKSLGLTGEDSSLAFYPTPSFDTRHLKKFRATKDHPESLRETTISSSQNSTTVAASTTLTANAATAAAAAAAAAAATTTTTTTTTTTTTTTTTTTTTTTTLPEEATVSTPSAFSSLPRTEQRQLRLRSSPLPPTPPPPPPPPPSKSSSSPSSSSIPMSTSSPSSSISSSSSSSNIFYYHSGHVTSYGQFMVDAPLYQRTNIEEYLPVTFHHLELSVTPTAPTRSERPRPSLRPQPPPPPPPPPPPPPPTPLPSPAPPLASTLSPALSPSQLLLLPVCALSQTPLLPMSSGSSPALTVLSSIPTSPPSTVTTAAMTATTTTTTVTIMTIATESTTTKARTLAAPQKILSAESTIQCRNHKKLQRHPPDREPSGSDGSRGLISSDHRRKEQEQVPQTSLSRPEDRGELCQSELHLSETNGMEKMPIPKQPSKVRSRKHKINEDGDGTVSILNDTKEIIDGSCKKKSFLESSVELLKYEDCSSFNHGTDTNRSIAEEFTMENSSTLPRPVNTDRETIDSLDLLDSIFADDNDSLTFSSSESVCAPLFFDESHGKQKEFDNLFIQGTSAFYRSDEDDAIYEKDDDDDDDDDDDDDKNDDHEDCIVGGGDNDDDGNIEKKDEKDDNDADDDGDVVDDDDDADADGDNGGDCGGEDLQGDRSKEVTHRCSHHHDRNRHHRPHNHHHHHHSYNQHQHNFPPHQHHKQQQQQQQQQQHYQQHHEEQQTSIDDNFLLSSRLSEDSRRPKSTSYYVNVGHMPFTFLPVLNDLNYGYQVQQTDAVVRSFTNSYAQNRRSDSTNEIQGDEKAAKKNVSLKVSSVY is encoded by the exons ATGGGTCTTGTTCTTCTTGtagttgttatttgtttattggTGCTGTGTATACGTGCTAGAAAACTAATGCCCATCTTCCCTTTCCAAAACTCTTTCAATGGCCTATCGAATGTAGCTAAAAACAATTCGACAGACATCTTTTCAGACAATGCTAAGAACAAAAACCAGCAAGCTGCGTCTTTGGCGCCGTTGCGCCGACACGGAGCTGGGAAGCTGTCAGTTTCTTTAGGTAAGGACCATAACGGTTCACTTGTGATTAAATCGGTCACCTCTAAAAACGAATCAAAAAGACCAGCCTTGAATATAAAGGAAAGCGACACTTTTGGTGCTCCACCTCGACTCACTCGTTCATTGACCCCTGTACATTTGGAAGTTCCCAAAAGACCCCCATTGCAGAAATCAGACGAAAGGCCTGCTAAGAACAACAGTTTTATTCAAAGTAACGAAGTAATAGTTGAAATCGAACGTCCGCCCACAAGAAACCGGTATGGAAAATCAGAGTTGCAAGAACTACGTCAGCAACTCACATCAGATCGAACTTCCAATAACGAGACCGAAACTTTATGTCTACCGTCAATGGCCGTCAAAACCCCATTGGAATCAGAGAAACTACGCAGAAGAAAAGCAAGATTTAATAAGGAAATCAACAGAAAAAGTAAATATGgctacaacagcaataatagaAATGACAGAAATAACGAAGGTATGTTCGGTGATAGAAGATCTTTGAAGAGAAGCGAAGGAAGGTCATTTAAACGTTCACCTGAGACAGTTAGACAGAGTTCTGCTTCAAAGTTGAACCATAGATTAAAAAGATATTCTCCCGGAAACACAATTAGGAAACTCCCCGGCATCGAGAGAGCTGAGTCACCAAAGACAGAGCAAGAGAATGCAAGTACTGTGTCCCGATTACCAACCAAGTGCAGAGTGACATTAGATGACTGTTCTGGTATTAAAGAGAGGCCACCTTCTGTTCCCCCAAGAACATGGATTATGGAACCAAATATTGAACGAGTAAGTTCCCCGTCTTTTCAGAAACGAAACGACCGCCTGAATCAATCTCTCAATGTCTATAATAAAAGTTCTCTTCTTgcgaagaaagaagaaattttgtcgaaACGAATTTCAATGTCGCTCGATCGGACAcgatatagtagtaacagaaactCTGATGAAGCGCTGCTACCTTTAGCCGTCGACGTAGATCATTCTTCAACAACATTGTCGTCGTCTTACGAAGATACATGGCCGCCAAAAATGCCGCCAACTGTACAGACCTCATATGGCATTCCGTGTCAACCAGCAACGAGAACCACCAAAGAAATCGATAATGTTGACggtgatgacaataacaacaacaacagacacaaaaacagcatgggtaataataacagcaatgataTCCTCATTAATGAAGTGAAGAGGAAGTTGAAAAAATATAGACCAACTTTATGTCCGGATAATTTGAGTCACCATACCGATCcgcattatataaatatgtcacGATCGCCAAACGCTAGGACACCACGAGTAAAATCCCTTGCAGAGTCGACAAACACTCCGAAAACAAGTTGTGTTAACGTCCCCGAATCTGACAATCTTTACGCTTCAAAGTCTTACAGTAGCAGATGTGATGATGGTTATTTAGAACCGTTTTTGAGGAGTTCCTGCCTTGAAGCTGATTTAATTGCGAGAGCAAAGCTAGAGTTGATATTAAAATATGCAGAACAACAAAGACAATTGAAAAAACTTCAGAAACAGCAAAGAAGCGAAACTTTGGAGAACTTGTCTTCTACGCTGGATATTGAAGACGTTCTGGGAATGACCAGCAATTTCACTGATATTTCCACCGAAAGAAACAAAATGGATAAACGCATTTCTCCTAATTATTTCGAATGGCAGAAATCATTGGGACTAACGGGGGAGGATTCCTCTCTGGCTTTTTACCCGACACCCAGTTTCGATACTAGACACCTCAAGAAATTCAGGGCTACGAAGGACCACCCCGAATCACTCCGGGAAACAACGATTTCGTCATCTCAGAATTCTACCACTGTCGCTGCCTCCACCACTCTCACTGCCAAcgccgctactgctgctgctgctgctgctgctgctgctgctgctactactactactactactactactactactactactactactactactactactactactactactactactttgccCGAAGAAGCTACTGTTTCGACTCCATCAGCGTTTTCATCACTACCACGGACAGAACAGCGGCAACTAAGGTTAAGATCTTCACCactacctccaacaccaccaccaccgccaccgccaccaccgtctaagtcatcgtcatcaccatcatcatcatcaataccaatgTCGACGTCGTCGCCATCGTCTTCCATCTCgtcatcctcgtcgtcatcaaatattttctattaccacTCCGGTCATGTCACTTCCTACGGTCAGTTTATGGTGGACGCGCCACTCTACCAAAGAAcgaacatcgaagaatacctgcCCGTCACTTTCCACCATCTTGAATTATCCGTAACGCCAACAGCACCGACGAGGAGTGAACGGCCACGACCATCGCTAcgaccacaaccgccaccaccaccaccaccaccaccgccgccgccgccaccaacaccactaccgtcGCCGGCGCCGCCACTAGCATCAACACTTTCGCCAGCCTTGTCGCCATCGCAGCTTCTGCTGTTACCTGTATGCGCGTTATCGCAAACACCTTTGCTGCCAATGTCTTCGGGATCATCTCCAGCATTAACTGTTTTATCATCTATACCCACGTCCCCACCATCAACAGTCACGACAGCggcaatgacagcaacaacaacaacaacaacggtgacGATAATGACAATAGCGACAGAGtctacaacaacaaaagcaagaacATTAGCAGCTCCGCAGAAA ATTCTTTCTGCGGAGAGCACGATACAATGTCGGAATCATAAAAAATTACAAAGACATCCGCCTGATAGAGAGCCAAGCGGAAGTGATGGGTCACGTGGACTGATATCTTCGGACCATCGTCGAAAAGAACAAGAACAGGTACCTCAAACAAGTTTGTCTCGTCCTGAAGATCGAGGTGAACTTTGCCAAAGCGAATTACATTTATCAGAAACAAATGGCATGGAAAAGATGCCCATACCGAAACAGCCATCGAAAGTTAGATCcagaaaacataaaataaacgaAGACGGAGATGGAACGGTTTCGATACTCAACGATACAAAGGAAATAATCGACGGTTCCTGTAAAAAGAAATCCTTTCTTGAGAGTTCGGTGGAACTGTTGAAGTATGAAGATTGTAGTTCTTTTAATCACGGGACTGATACGAATCGATCTATCGCAGAAGAATTTACCATGGAGAACTCTTCGACACTTCCTCGTCCAGTCAACACCGATCGCGAAACGATCGACTCTTTGGACCTCCTTGATTCCATTTTTGCTGACGATAACGACTCGTTGACATTTTCTTCGAGTGAATCAGTTTGTGCACCGTTGTTCTTCGATGAATCTCATGGAAAACAGAAGGAGTTCGATAACTTATTTATTCAAGGGACCTCAGCATTCTACCGATCGGACGAAGACGACGCCATTTACgaaaaagacgatgatgatgatgatgatgatgacgatgatgatgataaaaacgaTGATCATGAGGAttgtattgttggtggtggtgataatgatgatgatggtaatattgAGAAGAAAGATGAAAAGGATGACAACGATgctgatgacgacggcgacgtcgtcgatgatgatgatgatgctgatgctgatggtgacaatggtggtgaCTGTGGGGGTGAGGATTTACAAGGTGATAGAAGTAAAGAGGTTACTCATCGCTGTTCTCATCATCATGAtcgcaatagacaccacagacctcataatcaccatcatcaccatcacagttACAATCAACATCAACATAATTTCCCACCTCATCAGCatcataagcagcagcagcagcagcaacagcagcaacaacattacCAACAACACCACGAAGAACAACAGACCAGCATTGACgataactttctcctttctagtcGTTTAAGTGAAGATTCACGCCGCCCTAAATCCACCTCTTACTATGTGAATGTGGGGCATATGCCATTTACGTTCCTGCCAGTTCTAAACGACCTGAACTACGGTTACCAGGTTCAGCAAACGGATGCAGTTGTAAGAAGCTTCACAAACAGCTATGCGCAGAATCGTCGGTCAGATTCTACCAATGAAATACAAGGAGACGAGAAGGCAGCAAAGAAGAACGTTAGTCTAAAGGTCAGCAGTGTATATTGA
- the LOC118761781 gene encoding mucin-5AC-like isoform X1, with amino-acid sequence MGLVLLVVVICLLVLCIRARKLMPIFPFQNSFNGLSNVAKNNSTDIFSDNAKNKNQQAASLAPLRRHGAGKLSVSLGKDHNGSLVIKSVTSKNESKRPALNIKESDTFGAPPRLTRSLTPVHLEVPKRPPLQKSDERPAKNNSFIQSNEVIVEIERPPTRNRYGKSELQELRQQLTSDRTSNNETETLCLPSMAVKTPLESEKLRRRKARFNKEINRKSKYGYNSNNRNDRNNEGMFGDRRSLKRSEGRSFKRSPETVRQSSASKLNHRLKRYSPGNTIRKLPGIERAESPKTEQENASTVSRLPTKCRVTLDDCSGIKERPPSVPPRTWIMEPNIERVSSPSFQKRNDRLNQSLNVYNKSSLLAKKEEILSKRISMSLDRTRYSSNRNSDEALLPLAVDVDHSSTTLSSSYEDTWPPKMPPTVQTSYGIPCQPATRTTKEIDNVDGDDNNNNNRHKNSMGNNNSNDILINEVKRKLKKYRPTLCPDNLSHHTDPHYINMSRSPNARTPRVKSLAESTNTPKTSCVNVPESDNLYASKSYSSRCDDGYLEPFLRSSCLEADLIARAKLELILKYAEQQRQLKKLQKQQRSETLENLSSTLDIEDVLGMTSNFTDISTERNKMDKRISPNYFEWQKSLGLTGEDSSLAFYPTPSFDTRHLKKFRATKDHPESLRETTISSSQNSTTVAASTTLTANAATAAAAAAAAAAATTTTTTTTTTTTTTTTTTTTTTTTLPEEATVSTPSAFSSLPRTEQRQLRLRSSPLPPTPPPPPPPPPSKSSSSPSSSSIPMSTSSPSSSISSSSSSSNIFYYHSGHVTSYGQFMVDAPLYQRTNIEEYLPVTFHHLELSVTPTAPTRSERPRPSLRPQPPPPPPPPPPPPPPTPLPSPAPPLASTLSPALSPSQLLLLPVCALSQTPLLPMSSGSSPALTVLSSIPTSPPSTVTTAAMTATTTTTTVTIMTIATESTTTKARTLAAPQKILSAPQKIISAPQKILSAESTIQCRNHKKLQRHPPDREPSGSDGSRGLISSDHRRKEQEQVPQTSLSRPEDRGELCQSELHLSETNGMEKMPIPKQPSKVRSRKHKINEDGDGTVSILNDTKEIIDGSCKKKSFLESSVELLKYEDCSSFNHGTDTNRSIAEEFTMENSSTLPRPVNTDRETIDSLDLLDSIFADDNDSLTFSSSESVCAPLFFDESHGKQKEFDNLFIQGTSAFYRSDEDDAIYEKDDDDHEDCIVGGGDNDDDGNIEKKDEKDDNDADDDGDVVDDDDDADADGDNGGDCGGEDLQGDRSKEVTHRCSHHHDRNRHHRPHNHHHHHHSYNQHQHNFPPHQHHKQQQQQQQQQQHYQQHHEEQQTSIDDNFLLSSRLSEDSRRPKSTSYYVNVGHMPFTFLPVLNDLNYGYQVQQTDAVVRSFTNSYAQNRRSDSTNEIQGDEKAAKKNVSLKVSSVY; translated from the exons ATGGGTCTTGTTCTTCTTGtagttgttatttgtttattggTGCTGTGTATACGTGCTAGAAAACTAATGCCCATCTTCCCTTTCCAAAACTCTTTCAATGGCCTATCGAATGTAGCTAAAAACAATTCGACAGACATCTTTTCAGACAATGCTAAGAACAAAAACCAGCAAGCTGCGTCTTTGGCGCCGTTGCGCCGACACGGAGCTGGGAAGCTGTCAGTTTCTTTAGGTAAGGACCATAACGGTTCACTTGTGATTAAATCGGTCACCTCTAAAAACGAATCAAAAAGACCAGCCTTGAATATAAAGGAAAGCGACACTTTTGGTGCTCCACCTCGACTCACTCGTTCATTGACCCCTGTACATTTGGAAGTTCCCAAAAGACCCCCATTGCAGAAATCAGACGAAAGGCCTGCTAAGAACAACAGTTTTATTCAAAGTAACGAAGTAATAGTTGAAATCGAACGTCCGCCCACAAGAAACCGGTATGGAAAATCAGAGTTGCAAGAACTACGTCAGCAACTCACATCAGATCGAACTTCCAATAACGAGACCGAAACTTTATGTCTACCGTCAATGGCCGTCAAAACCCCATTGGAATCAGAGAAACTACGCAGAAGAAAAGCAAGATTTAATAAGGAAATCAACAGAAAAAGTAAATATGgctacaacagcaataatagaAATGACAGAAATAACGAAGGTATGTTCGGTGATAGAAGATCTTTGAAGAGAAGCGAAGGAAGGTCATTTAAACGTTCACCTGAGACAGTTAGACAGAGTTCTGCTTCAAAGTTGAACCATAGATTAAAAAGATATTCTCCCGGAAACACAATTAGGAAACTCCCCGGCATCGAGAGAGCTGAGTCACCAAAGACAGAGCAAGAGAATGCAAGTACTGTGTCCCGATTACCAACCAAGTGCAGAGTGACATTAGATGACTGTTCTGGTATTAAAGAGAGGCCACCTTCTGTTCCCCCAAGAACATGGATTATGGAACCAAATATTGAACGAGTAAGTTCCCCGTCTTTTCAGAAACGAAACGACCGCCTGAATCAATCTCTCAATGTCTATAATAAAAGTTCTCTTCTTgcgaagaaagaagaaattttgtcgaaACGAATTTCAATGTCGCTCGATCGGACAcgatatagtagtaacagaaactCTGATGAAGCGCTGCTACCTTTAGCCGTCGACGTAGATCATTCTTCAACAACATTGTCGTCGTCTTACGAAGATACATGGCCGCCAAAAATGCCGCCAACTGTACAGACCTCATATGGCATTCCGTGTCAACCAGCAACGAGAACCACCAAAGAAATCGATAATGTTGACggtgatgacaataacaacaacaacagacacaaaaacagcatgggtaataataacagcaatgataTCCTCATTAATGAAGTGAAGAGGAAGTTGAAAAAATATAGACCAACTTTATGTCCGGATAATTTGAGTCACCATACCGATCcgcattatataaatatgtcacGATCGCCAAACGCTAGGACACCACGAGTAAAATCCCTTGCAGAGTCGACAAACACTCCGAAAACAAGTTGTGTTAACGTCCCCGAATCTGACAATCTTTACGCTTCAAAGTCTTACAGTAGCAGATGTGATGATGGTTATTTAGAACCGTTTTTGAGGAGTTCCTGCCTTGAAGCTGATTTAATTGCGAGAGCAAAGCTAGAGTTGATATTAAAATATGCAGAACAACAAAGACAATTGAAAAAACTTCAGAAACAGCAAAGAAGCGAAACTTTGGAGAACTTGTCTTCTACGCTGGATATTGAAGACGTTCTGGGAATGACCAGCAATTTCACTGATATTTCCACCGAAAGAAACAAAATGGATAAACGCATTTCTCCTAATTATTTCGAATGGCAGAAATCATTGGGACTAACGGGGGAGGATTCCTCTCTGGCTTTTTACCCGACACCCAGTTTCGATACTAGACACCTCAAGAAATTCAGGGCTACGAAGGACCACCCCGAATCACTCCGGGAAACAACGATTTCGTCATCTCAGAATTCTACCACTGTCGCTGCCTCCACCACTCTCACTGCCAAcgccgctactgctgctgctgctgctgctgctgctgctgctgctactactactactactactactactactactactactactactactactactactactactactactactactttgccCGAAGAAGCTACTGTTTCGACTCCATCAGCGTTTTCATCACTACCACGGACAGAACAGCGGCAACTAAGGTTAAGATCTTCACCactacctccaacaccaccaccaccgccaccgccaccaccgtctaagtcatcgtcatcaccatcatcatcatcaataccaatgTCGACGTCGTCGCCATCGTCTTCCATCTCgtcatcctcgtcgtcatcaaatattttctattaccacTCCGGTCATGTCACTTCCTACGGTCAGTTTATGGTGGACGCGCCACTCTACCAAAGAAcgaacatcgaagaatacctgcCCGTCACTTTCCACCATCTTGAATTATCCGTAACGCCAACAGCACCGACGAGGAGTGAACGGCCACGACCATCGCTAcgaccacaaccgccaccaccaccaccaccaccaccgccgccgccgccaccaacaccactaccgtcGCCGGCGCCGCCACTAGCATCAACACTTTCGCCAGCCTTGTCGCCATCGCAGCTTCTGCTGTTACCTGTATGCGCGTTATCGCAAACACCTTTGCTGCCAATGTCTTCGGGATCATCTCCAGCATTAACTGTTTTATCATCTATACCCACGTCCCCACCATCAACAGTCACGACAGCggcaatgacagcaacaacaacaacaacaacggtgacGATAATGACAATAGCGACAGAGtctacaacaacaaaagcaagaacATTAGCAGCTCCGCAGAAAATTCTTTCAGCTCCGCAGAAAATTATTTCAGCCCCGCAGAAAATTCTTTCTGCGGAGAGCACGATACAATGTCGGAATCATAAAAAATTACAAAGACATCCGCCTGATAGAGAGCCAAGCGGAAGTGATGGGTCACGTGGACTGATATCTTCGGACCATCGTCGAAAAGAACAAGAACAGGTACCTCAAACAAGTTTGTCTCGTCCTGAAGATCGAGGTGAACTTTGCCAAAGCGAATTACATTTATCAGAAACAAATGGCATGGAAAAGATGCCCATACCGAAACAGCCATCGAAAGTTAGATCcagaaaacataaaataaacgaAGACGGAGATGGAACGGTTTCGATACTCAACGATACAAAGGAAATAATCGACGGTTCCTGTAAAAAGAAATCCTTTCTTGAGAGTTCGGTGGAACTGTTGAAGTATGAAGATTGTAGTTCTTTTAATCACGGGACTGATACGAATCGATCTATCGCAGAAGAATTTACCATGGAGAACTCTTCGACACTTCCTCGTCCAGTCAACACCGATCGCGAAACGATCGACTCTTTGGACCTCCTTGATTCCATTTTTGCTGACGATAACGACTCGTTGACATTTTCTTCGAGTGAATCAGTTTGTGCACCGTTGTTCTTCGATGAATCTCATGGAAAACAGAAGGAGTTCGATAACTTATTTATTCAAGGGACCTCAGCATTCTACCGATCGGACGAAGACGACGCCATTTACgaaaaagacgat gaTGATCATGAGGAttgtattgttggtggtggtgataatgatgatgatggtaatattgAGAAGAAAGATGAAAAGGATGACAACGATgctgatgacgacggcgacgtcgtcgatgatgatgatgatgctgatgctgatggtgacaatggtggtgaCTGTGGGGGTGAGGATTTACAAGGTGATAGAAGTAAAGAGGTTACTCATCGCTGTTCTCATCATCATGAtcgcaatagacaccacagacctcataatcaccatcatcaccatcacagttACAATCAACATCAACATAATTTCCCACCTCATCAGCatcataagcagcagcagcagcagcaacagcagcaacaacattacCAACAACACCACGAAGAACAACAGACCAGCATTGACgataactttctcctttctagtcGTTTAAGTGAAGATTCACGCCGCCCTAAATCCACCTCTTACTATGTGAATGTGGGGCATATGCCATTTACGTTCCTGCCAGTTCTAAACGACCTGAACTACGGTTACCAGGTTCAGCAAACGGATGCAGTTGTAAGAAGCTTCACAAACAGCTATGCGCAGAATCGTCGGTCAGATTCTACCAATGAAATACAAGGAGACGAGAAGGCAGCAAAGAAGAACGTTAGTCTAAAGGTCAGCAGTGTATATTGA